One window of Sulfurospirillum sp. 1612 genomic DNA carries:
- the rsmD gene encoding 16S rRNA (guanine(966)-N(2))-methyltransferase RsmD produces MKNKEIYTTIRAGLYKGKKIKIPAIGTTRSTKSILKGSFFDTIQFEIRDQIFVEVFGGSGSMGLEALSMGAKKAYFIEKNATAFEILRFNCSQIDKNHAICKKADSFEYFETLLGEIDSKSFFYFDPPFSIRDGMEDVYEKVYQLIQKIPPAKAALITIEHMSALKMPEHIASFTLQKTKKFGKSSLSYYR; encoded by the coding sequence ATGAAAAATAAAGAGATTTATACTACTATTCGGGCAGGTCTTTATAAAGGGAAAAAGATAAAAATCCCTGCCATTGGTACTACTCGCAGTACCAAATCAATTCTCAAAGGCTCCTTTTTTGATACCATCCAATTTGAGATACGCGATCAAATCTTTGTTGAGGTTTTTGGAGGAAGTGGCTCTATGGGCCTAGAAGCGTTGAGTATGGGAGCGAAAAAAGCCTATTTCATAGAGAAAAATGCCACAGCGTTTGAGATTTTGCGTTTTAATTGCTCACAGATTGATAAAAACCATGCTATTTGTAAAAAGGCAGACAGCTTTGAGTATTTTGAAACCCTCTTAGGCGAGATTGATTCAAAAAGTTTTTTCTATTTTGATCCTCCCTTTTCGATTCGTGATGGTATGGAAGATGTCTATGAAAAAGTCTATCAACTCATCCAGAAGATTCCTCCCGCTAAAGCAGCCTTGATTACTATCGAGCATATGAGTGCCTTGAAAATGCCAGAACATATCGCCTCTTTCACACTACAAAAAACCAAAAAATTCGGAAAAAGCTCTCTCTCATATTATCGCTAG